The proteins below are encoded in one region of Deltaproteobacteria bacterium:
- the cheB gene encoding chemotaxis-specific protein-glutamate methyltransferase CheB, with protein sequence MPASGVRALAEDDGTAERARRLRVVVADDSGMMRRTITHILQAEGDIEVIATARDGAEAIELTQRLRPDAVTMDVNMPHVDGLRATEVIMGRHPVPIVIISSYTKRGGKAAAQAMTYGAVEIVEKPSRVGVSLDLDLQAEEIRFKVRAAARVRVVRSAAFGMMRRPAAVAPLSSTHEPQRPRVERKEKPGKKELLPIVAIGSSTGGPAALGEMLPSIPFGFRGCLLIVQHMPPGYTSDLAHCLDQRCALTVVEARHGDPLVPGVAYIAPGGLHMEVADEHIKLHAGGRRNLHRPSVDVLFDSLRAVAHRVQAVLLSGMGDDGVEGMKALRSNGAAALAQDEPSSVVWGMPGAAVKAGCAALQFPPARLAEYLCAAVGVDGRPAAPVTELSCVVIDDRRASV encoded by the coding sequence ATGCCGGCATCAGGGGTGAGGGCTCTGGCTGAGGACGATGGGACGGCCGAACGCGCGCGGCGCTTGCGCGTGGTGGTGGCCGACGACTCCGGCATGATGCGCCGGACGATTACCCACATCCTGCAAGCTGAAGGCGATATCGAAGTCATCGCAACGGCGCGCGACGGCGCCGAAGCGATCGAGCTGACCCAACGGCTGCGCCCGGACGCCGTCACCATGGACGTGAACATGCCGCACGTCGACGGCCTGCGTGCCACCGAGGTCATCATGGGGCGCCATCCGGTCCCGATTGTCATTATCAGCTCGTACACCAAACGCGGCGGCAAGGCGGCGGCTCAGGCGATGACCTACGGTGCGGTGGAGATCGTGGAGAAACCGTCGCGAGTCGGTGTCAGCTTGGACTTGGACCTGCAAGCGGAGGAGATTCGCTTCAAAGTACGAGCCGCCGCCCGCGTGCGGGTGGTGCGCAGCGCTGCCTTCGGCATGATGCGGCGGCCGGCGGCGGTGGCACCGTTGAGCAGCACCCACGAACCGCAGCGGCCCCGCGTCGAGCGCAAAGAGAAGCCCGGCAAGAAGGAGCTGCTGCCGATCGTGGCAATTGGCTCCTCGACCGGCGGCCCGGCTGCGCTGGGGGAAATGCTGCCGTCGATCCCGTTCGGATTTCGCGGCTGCCTATTGATCGTCCAGCACATGCCGCCGGGCTACACCAGCGACTTGGCCCATTGCCTGGACCAGCGCTGCGCCTTGACCGTGGTCGAGGCGCGCCATGGCGACCCGTTGGTGCCCGGGGTTGCTTACATTGCCCCCGGCGGTCTGCACATGGAGGTCGCCGACGAGCACATCAAGCTGCACGCCGGCGGCCGGCGCAACCTGCACCGCCCCAGCGTCGATGTACTGTTCGACAGCCTGCGCGCCGTCGCCCACCGCGTGCAAGCGGTACTGCTGAGCGGCATGGGCGACGACGGCGTGGAGGGGATGAAAGCCTTGCGCAGCAACGGCGCGGCCGCATTGGCGCAGGACGAACCTAGCTCGGTGGTTTGGGGCATGCCGGGGGCGGCGGTGAAGGCGGGCTGCGCCGCCTTGCAGTTTCCCCCGGCACGCCTGGCCGAATACCTGTGCGCGGCCGTCGGCGTCGACGGCCGGCCGGCCGCGCCGGTGACTGAATTATCGTGCGTGGTCATCGACGACCGCCGGGCGTCGGTGTGA
- a CDS encoding Hpt domain-containing protein, which translates to MADRFTIDSIKDLFRDDVRRFAQGMRERLAQLLSNPNDSVALDELRALGHSLKGTASLVGLTYLSRVGAVVDRVAEVASTYLNSDVGEALAIFRQMQDALALIEPLLDDCLAGANPETQENLYTEMVMGFSPRVRSYLHEVDVFAAGKTEAAEESLSQVPPGESATDDAAEAAGPGDGDAEADEAWAKELAEVFAAELESYLERVPELVARLAAAETQSAACHQLSRIFHTIKGSAAMVGLEDLSKIAKQLQDGFGAAAEQPELIPLSAEFLANAQAAMGRLFAAANQQAPELPAPVVPLPAAADAAGVALERELLDAFTIDATEAIEACEQLLLDLEHQPDDRTLLQALFRHFHTLKGAAAAVGLESVSGQLHHGESLLDAVLDGELAVDAARLVDFLFRLTDSVTELINRSRGVHDEQRAVISDVAAEVAALTTATPAAAGAEALEPALLPAGEPEAPALSEALAARASDAETNIVRVQAARLDALMNQVGQLVVSRTRMDRKIQAFGELREKLYYSRTRLAEIIEGFQERYEFNTGDRPVALAARAAGSDSEGGRATPEDDFFTDLEFDKYDDFNILARSVIELATDTGEIADQLGTFIDAFGEEARQFSKITSGLQRQITRLRLVPLDTLFRRLLRPVRDAARQEGKLVDLHFEGSDVQLDKSIVESLYAPLLHMVRNAVSHGIESPVMRQKRGKRTVGEIRLVASQRHNSVLLAVHDDGGGIDFEAVLARGRALGLIEPYVSPNREQLLPLIFRAGFSTGATVTDISGRGVGMDVVAREIAALNGSLLVDSKDLQGTTIRVALPTTTSIDEVLLLESGPQVYGLPVDFVEQVIAIDMSDLVLVDGQRMLKVRNELLPVLLMAPLVGENVPATAAVAVVLRAGDRAMALIVDRVQAQQEVVIRPLGRVLEAHPFLSGATISGAGAVIFVLHVGRLFDVLASVADRQATFIMAEASDQAPVEARSILVVDDSISVRKLAARFLESAGLEVDTAVDGLDALEKLASGRFRLVVTDLEMPRMHGYELITEIRRHPRFQELPVIVCSSRSSDKHRRRAREAGAQGYITKPFTKEQLLIEIERLTQGSPAPDPGAPAVAD; encoded by the coding sequence ATGGCCGACCGCTTTACCATCGACTCGATCAAGGACCTGTTCCGCGATGACGTGCGGCGCTTCGCCCAAGGCATGCGCGAGCGGCTGGCGCAATTGCTCAGTAACCCGAACGACTCAGTCGCGCTCGATGAGCTGCGCGCACTTGGGCATTCGCTCAAAGGCACCGCCTCACTGGTGGGGTTGACCTACCTCAGCCGAGTCGGGGCCGTGGTCGACCGCGTGGCCGAGGTGGCCAGCACCTACCTCAACAGCGATGTCGGCGAAGCGCTCGCGATCTTTCGCCAAATGCAGGACGCGCTTGCGCTCATCGAACCCTTGCTCGACGATTGCCTCGCCGGCGCCAACCCCGAGACGCAAGAAAACCTCTACACCGAAATGGTGATGGGATTCTCACCGCGGGTGCGTAGCTACCTGCACGAGGTGGACGTCTTTGCCGCCGGCAAGACCGAAGCGGCCGAGGAGTCCCTGTCGCAGGTACCGCCGGGCGAGAGCGCGACGGACGATGCCGCCGAGGCGGCCGGCCCCGGCGATGGCGATGCGGAAGCCGATGAGGCCTGGGCCAAAGAGCTGGCGGAGGTTTTCGCGGCCGAGCTCGAATCGTACCTCGAACGGGTACCGGAGCTGGTAGCGCGCCTGGCGGCGGCGGAGACCCAGTCGGCGGCCTGCCACCAGCTGTCGCGGATCTTTCACACCATCAAAGGCTCCGCGGCGATGGTGGGCTTGGAAGACCTCTCGAAGATCGCCAAACAGCTCCAAGACGGCTTCGGCGCTGCCGCGGAACAGCCCGAGCTGATTCCGCTGTCGGCCGAGTTCCTCGCCAACGCACAAGCGGCGATGGGCCGGCTGTTCGCTGCCGCCAACCAGCAGGCACCGGAGCTGCCGGCGCCGGTGGTGCCGCTGCCGGCAGCCGCCGATGCCGCGGGCGTCGCACTCGAGCGCGAGTTGCTCGACGCCTTTACCATCGACGCCACCGAGGCCATCGAGGCTTGCGAACAACTACTGCTGGATCTGGAACATCAGCCCGATGATCGCACGCTGCTCCAGGCGCTGTTCCGCCACTTCCACACGCTCAAGGGCGCCGCCGCAGCCGTTGGCCTCGAAAGCGTGTCCGGCCAGCTCCATCATGGTGAATCTCTGCTTGACGCCGTGCTTGACGGCGAGCTGGCGGTCGATGCCGCCCGCTTGGTCGATTTCCTGTTCCGGCTGACCGACTCGGTCACCGAACTGATCAACCGCAGCCGCGGCGTGCACGATGAGCAGCGTGCCGTAATCAGCGACGTGGCCGCGGAAGTCGCCGCCCTGACCACCGCGACGCCGGCCGCGGCCGGCGCGGAAGCGTTGGAACCGGCGCTGTTGCCGGCGGGTGAGCCCGAAGCCCCGGCGCTCTCCGAAGCCCTGGCGGCGCGCGCCTCGGACGCCGAAACCAATATCGTACGCGTACAGGCCGCCCGCCTCGATGCCTTGATGAACCAAGTCGGCCAGCTGGTGGTCAGCCGCACCCGCATGGACCGTAAGATCCAGGCCTTCGGTGAATTGCGCGAGAAGCTCTATTATTCGCGCACGCGCTTGGCGGAGATCATCGAAGGCTTTCAGGAGCGCTACGAATTCAATACCGGCGACCGCCCGGTCGCTCTGGCCGCGCGCGCGGCCGGCAGCGATAGCGAGGGCGGCCGGGCGACGCCGGAAGATGATTTCTTCACCGACCTCGAGTTCGACAAATACGACGACTTCAACATCCTCGCCCGCAGCGTGATCGAGTTGGCCACCGACACCGGCGAGATCGCCGACCAGCTCGGTACCTTCATCGATGCCTTCGGTGAAGAAGCACGCCAGTTCTCCAAGATCACCTCCGGCCTGCAGCGCCAAATCACTCGCTTGCGCCTGGTGCCGCTCGACACCCTGTTCCGCCGGCTGCTGCGACCGGTGCGCGATGCCGCCCGGCAAGAGGGGAAACTGGTCGATCTGCATTTCGAGGGCTCCGACGTGCAACTCGACAAGTCCATCGTCGAGTCGCTCTACGCCCCCCTGCTGCACATGGTCCGCAATGCCGTCTCCCACGGTATCGAGTCACCGGTGATGCGGCAGAAGCGGGGTAAACGGACGGTCGGCGAGATCCGGCTGGTAGCCAGCCAGCGCCACAACAGCGTCCTGCTGGCGGTACACGACGACGGCGGTGGTATCGATTTCGAGGCGGTTCTCGCCCGCGGGCGCGCGCTCGGGCTGATTGAACCCTACGTCAGCCCCAACCGCGAGCAGCTGCTGCCGCTGATCTTCCGCGCCGGCTTCAGTACCGGGGCGACGGTGACCGACATCTCGGGGCGCGGTGTGGGTATGGACGTGGTCGCGCGTGAGATTGCCGCGCTCAACGGCAGCCTGTTGGTGGATTCGAAGGACCTCCAGGGTACCACGATCCGCGTCGCGCTGCCGACCACCACCTCGATCGACGAAGTGCTGCTGCTGGAGAGCGGACCGCAGGTGTACGGCTTGCCGGTCGATTTCGTCGAGCAGGTAATCGCCATCGACATGAGTGACCTCGTGTTGGTCGACGGCCAGCGCATGCTGAAGGTGCGCAACGAGCTGCTGCCGGTGTTGCTGATGGCACCGCTGGTAGGCGAGAACGTTCCCGCCACTGCCGCCGTCGCTGTAGTCCTGCGCGCCGGTGATCGCGCCATGGCGTTGATCGTCGATCGCGTCCAGGCGCAGCAGGAAGTGGTGATCCGACCGCTCGGGCGCGTGCTCGAGGCCCATCCGTTCCTGTCGGGGGCAACGATTTCCGGCGCCGGCGCCGTGATCTTCGTACTCCACGTCGGCCGGCTCTTCGACGTGCTGGCCTCAGTGGCCGATCGCCAGGCCACCTTCATCATGGCCGAGGCCTCCGACCAGGCCCCGGTCGAGGCTCGTTCCATCTTGGTGGTCGACGACTCGATCAGCGTGCGCAAGCTGGCGGCGCGCTTTCTCGAAAGCGCCGGCCTCGAAGTCGACACCGCCGTCGATGGGCTCGACGCCCTGGAGAAGCTCGCCAGCGGCCGCTTCCGCCTAGTAGTGACCGACCTCGAGATGCCGCGCATGCACGGCTACGAGTTGATCACCGAAATTCGCCGCCATCCGCGCTTCCAGGAGTTGCCCGTGATCGTCTGTAGCTCGCGCTCGAGTGACAAGCACCGGCGCCGCGCGCGCGAGGCGGGCGCACAAGGCTACATCACCAAACCGTTCACCAAGGAACAGCTGCTGATCGAGATCGAACGACTCACACAGGGCAGCCCCGCGCCTGACCCCGGCGCTCCTGCGGTGGCGGATTAG
- a CDS encoding protein-glutamate O-methyltransferase CheR, translating to MTRTLELPEWQVAWVRDTVAARCGLYLGGPHESYLNNQVAARLRELRIGFGDYARLVQESPAGGGELQTLIERLCIHETSFLRDLAHFHALARFIFPQLVRETLRDGRRRVRLVSAGCSTGQEAYSMAMIAEESRPLLEELEVELVGLDVSGEAIDKAARGLYPARDVAMLESWRRERYFRPAGQHYEVSPELRRAVRWLRCNLADALPITQVDVIFCRNVLIYFQGTQRDGVVRNLVAALRRGGFFVAGFADSLQAYRDILEPIRTNGTVIFRRIVRPAANFGLGAELPGSNRLAASGTRSVR from the coding sequence ATGACACGCACCCTTGAACTTCCGGAGTGGCAGGTGGCCTGGGTGCGTGACACCGTGGCGGCTCGCTGCGGCCTGTACCTGGGCGGGCCACACGAGTCATACCTGAACAATCAGGTGGCCGCGCGCCTGCGCGAGTTGCGGATCGGTTTCGGCGACTACGCCCGCCTGGTGCAGGAAAGCCCCGCCGGCGGCGGCGAGCTGCAGACACTGATCGAACGATTGTGCATTCACGAGACCAGCTTCTTGCGCGACCTGGCGCATTTCCATGCCCTGGCGCGCTTCATCTTCCCCCAGCTGGTGCGTGAAACACTTCGTGACGGCCGGCGGCGGGTGCGCTTGGTCAGCGCCGGCTGCTCGACCGGACAAGAGGCCTACTCGATGGCCATGATCGCCGAAGAGTCACGGCCCTTGCTCGAAGAACTCGAAGTCGAGCTGGTCGGTTTGGACGTCAGCGGCGAGGCTATCGACAAAGCGGCGCGCGGACTCTACCCCGCTCGCGATGTCGCCATGCTCGAGTCCTGGCGGCGCGAGCGCTACTTCCGCCCGGCCGGCCAGCACTACGAGGTCAGCCCCGAACTGCGGCGGGCGGTGCGCTGGCTGCGCTGCAACCTCGCCGATGCCCTGCCGATCACCCAGGTCGACGTCATCTTCTGCCGCAACGTGCTGATCTACTTCCAGGGCACCCAGCGCGATGGCGTGGTGCGCAACTTGGTGGCGGCGCTGCGGCGCGGCGGCTTCTTCGTCGCCGGCTTCGCCGATTCCCTGCAAGCCTACCGCGATATCCTCGAGCCCATTCGCACTAACGGCACGGTCATCTTTCGCCGCATCGTGCGGCCGGCCGCCAACTTCGGGCTGGGTGCCGAACTCCCCGGCTCGAACCGCTTGGCCGCCAGCGGAACCAGGAGCGTACGCTAA
- a CDS encoding methyl-accepting chemotaxis protein: MAAKNATADRGFRLAIRWQVLLAFVPLAVAAMTFLGWRSYQVASESMREQALRQLQSVRDGKKREIERHFQLVEDQVVTVARNPATLLAAKQFGNATRELDDDPITATENMRERMGALKKFVETYYKKELADKKLDLRSLLLPQRSAVWLQATYMAMNPNPLGKKYLLSDPSDGSRYGSYHAVWQPVFRGMVEKFGFQDLYLVDANNGRITYSVGKGPEFQTSLLDGPYANSSIGKLFRRLQIESREGDYLLMDFAPYLPAHGKPLLFAGAGIFENGQKIGMLIVQVPIDRINNIMTSDKQWEAVGLGETGEVYLIGRNANDFFMRNDSRFLDQLKENNPEIALSGTTILGQKVESEGAIQGADAHEYPPPRTEESEAVVALSYLNYRNVSVLGASTWLDGLRGLNWLIIAEIAEEEAMRPVIRLRNLTATLGGGLIGGFVLVALLLASRISSPVRALAGTMREIQEGNFRARVKVKARNELGVLARGFNQMLDERVDSLVQAEEDNRRLQNEIRHLLTVVAGASEGDLTARAEVGSGVLGNLADALNLMFENVGELVKHLKSVSARVVSSATQIQASAEQLAQGSSRQTSDITSTTAAVQEMTSNIQSVSENATVAAEAAKRAEEAAHQGGDVVKRVITGMDALQKNTRASAVKIKRLGERSMEISTIINTIQKISAQTNMLALNAAIEAARAGEHGLGFTVVADEVRKLAERTEGAAEEIARLIAAIQAETNESVGGMERQSEHVEQQTGMVTEAGNALERILRASVQSAELIAEISLAANQQVRGATSLSEAMLSISDVARQAQVSSEQTQHSTAALIQVSSELNQQIGLFRVEAVGNGKAEASAAQLIPLEQEPAQRPGNGQTTI; the protein is encoded by the coding sequence ATGGCCGCCAAAAATGCAACCGCCGACCGAGGCTTCCGCCTGGCGATCCGCTGGCAAGTGCTGCTGGCCTTCGTGCCGCTAGCCGTCGCCGCGATGACCTTCCTGGGCTGGCGCAGCTATCAGGTCGCGTCCGAATCAATGCGCGAACAGGCGTTGCGCCAACTGCAATCGGTGCGCGACGGGAAGAAGCGCGAAATCGAGCGCCACTTCCAGCTGGTCGAAGACCAGGTCGTCACCGTCGCGCGCAACCCCGCCACGCTGCTGGCGGCCAAGCAATTCGGCAATGCCACGCGCGAACTCGACGACGACCCGATCACCGCCACCGAGAACATGCGCGAGCGCATGGGTGCTCTCAAGAAGTTCGTCGAAACCTACTACAAGAAGGAACTCGCGGATAAGAAGCTCGATCTGCGCTCGCTCCTGCTGCCCCAGCGCTCCGCCGTCTGGCTGCAAGCCACCTACATGGCCATGAACCCGAACCCGCTAGGCAAGAAGTACCTGCTCAGCGACCCCAGCGACGGCAGCCGCTACGGCTCGTATCACGCCGTCTGGCAGCCGGTCTTTCGCGGCATGGTGGAGAAATTCGGTTTCCAGGATCTCTACCTGGTCGACGCCAACAACGGGCGCATTACCTACAGCGTGGGCAAGGGCCCCGAGTTCCAAACCAGCCTGCTCGACGGCCCGTATGCTAACTCCAGCATCGGCAAACTCTTCCGCCGGCTGCAAATCGAGTCGCGCGAAGGCGACTACCTGCTGATGGATTTCGCCCCCTACCTGCCCGCCCACGGCAAGCCGTTGCTGTTCGCCGGTGCCGGCATCTTCGAAAACGGCCAGAAGATCGGCATGTTGATCGTGCAGGTGCCGATCGATCGCATCAACAACATCATGACCTCCGACAAGCAGTGGGAAGCGGTCGGACTGGGCGAGACCGGCGAGGTCTACCTCATCGGCCGCAATGCCAACGACTTCTTCATGCGTAACGACTCACGCTTTCTCGACCAACTGAAGGAGAACAACCCTGAGATCGCATTGAGCGGCACCACTATTCTAGGCCAGAAAGTCGAATCCGAAGGCGCTATTCAAGGTGCCGACGCCCATGAATATCCACCGCCGCGCACCGAGGAGAGCGAAGCGGTGGTGGCTCTGAGCTACCTCAACTACCGCAATGTGTCGGTGCTCGGCGCCTCGACCTGGCTCGATGGCTTGCGCGGCTTGAACTGGCTGATCATCGCCGAGATTGCCGAAGAGGAAGCCATGCGGCCCGTCATCCGCTTGCGCAACTTGACGGCGACCCTCGGCGGCGGCCTCATCGGCGGCTTCGTCTTGGTGGCGCTGCTGCTGGCCTCGCGCATCTCCAGCCCGGTGCGCGCCCTGGCGGGCACCATGCGTGAGATTCAAGAGGGCAACTTCCGCGCCCGCGTCAAGGTCAAAGCTCGCAACGAACTCGGCGTCCTCGCCCGCGGCTTCAACCAGATGCTCGATGAACGGGTCGATTCGCTGGTGCAAGCCGAAGAAGACAACCGCCGCTTGCAGAACGAGATTCGCCACCTGCTCACGGTGGTGGCCGGCGCCTCCGAAGGCGATCTGACCGCCCGCGCCGAAGTCGGCAGCGGCGTGCTCGGCAACCTCGCCGACGCCTTGAACCTGATGTTCGAGAACGTCGGCGAACTGGTCAAACACCTCAAGAGCGTGTCGGCGCGCGTGGTCAGCTCCGCCACTCAGATTCAGGCCTCCGCCGAACAGCTGGCGCAAGGGTCGTCGCGGCAAACCAGCGACATCACCAGCACCACCGCCGCAGTGCAGGAGATGACCTCGAACATCCAGTCGGTGTCGGAGAACGCCACCGTCGCCGCCGAAGCCGCCAAACGCGCCGAGGAAGCCGCCCACCAAGGCGGCGACGTCGTCAAACGCGTGATCACCGGCATGGACGCGCTGCAGAAGAATACCCGCGCTTCGGCCGTGAAGATCAAACGGCTGGGCGAACGCTCGATGGAAATCTCCACCATCATCAACACCATCCAAAAAATCTCGGCGCAAACCAACATGCTCGCCCTCAACGCCGCCATCGAGGCCGCGCGTGCCGGCGAACACGGCCTGGGCTTCACCGTCGTCGCCGACGAAGTGCGTAAACTCGCCGAACGTACCGAAGGCGCCGCCGAGGAAATCGCCCGCCTGATCGCGGCGATCCAGGCCGAAACCAACGAATCGGTCGGCGGCATGGAGCGGCAGTCCGAACACGTGGAACAGCAGACCGGCATGGTCACCGAAGCCGGCAACGCGCTCGAACGCATCCTGCGCGCCTCGGTCCAAAGCGCCGAGCTGATCGCTGAGATCTCGCTCGCCGCCAACCAACAGGTGCGCGGCGCGACCAGCCTGAGCGAAGCCATGCTCAGTATTTCCGATGTCGCCCGCCAGGCGCAGGTGTCCTCGGAACAAACCCAGCACAGCACCGCCGCGCTGATCCAAGTGTCGAGCGAGCTGAACCAGCAGATCGGCCTCTTCCGCGTCGAAGCCGTCGGCAATGGCAAGGCCGAGGCCTCCGCGGCACAACTGATACCGCTGGAGCAGGAACCGGCGCAGCGGCCGGGTAACGGGCAGACTACGATTTGA
- a CDS encoding purine-binding chemotaxis protein CheW → MSTEAHFDLATRLSARLAHLGEDYCIFTRSGRDYAISVTAAREVLTGEPATPVPQAPPSLIGVINLRGEVLPLVQLDSLLDMPARPYTPGDQILVLTCGEVDIGLAVDRVRDVRSIDAGEMQDYPSGPAANPLSRRYWPAATGVVTVLDADKLVAEAVNVVSARFQQRLPGRADEAAPIGRAVPLSNK, encoded by the coding sequence GTGAGCACTGAGGCCCACTTCGATCTCGCCACCCGGCTGAGCGCGCGGCTGGCTCACCTGGGCGAGGACTATTGCATTTTCACTCGCTCCGGGCGCGACTACGCCATCAGCGTGACCGCCGCGCGCGAGGTGCTCACCGGCGAGCCGGCCACCCCCGTGCCGCAGGCGCCGCCCTCGCTGATCGGGGTGATCAACCTGCGCGGAGAGGTGCTGCCGCTGGTGCAGCTCGATAGTCTGCTCGATATGCCCGCCCGGCCCTACACGCCGGGCGATCAGATTTTGGTGCTCACCTGCGGCGAGGTGGACATCGGCTTGGCCGTCGATCGGGTTCGCGATGTGCGCTCGATCGATGCCGGTGAGATGCAAGATTATCCCAGCGGGCCGGCGGCTAATCCGCTCTCCCGCAGATACTGGCCGGCTGCAACCGGGGTGGTAACCGTGCTCGATGCCGACAAATTGGTTGCCGAAGCCGTCAACGTCGTGAGTGCGCGCTTTCAACAGCGCCTGCCGGGCCGCGCCGATGAAGCGGCGCCAATCGGCCGCGCTGTGCCGCTGAGTAACAAATAG
- a CDS encoding response regulator has protein sequence MPKVLIVDDIRSEVQLIANVLSPQGYDCIQASTGVEAMERARADRPDIILLDIVMPGQDGFATCRQLKRDTLTKDIPVVMVSSKNGESDRFWGQKQGAIDYLAKPFSPSDLVSIVKRYA, from the coding sequence ATGCCAAAGGTTCTCATTGTCGACGACATTCGCAGCGAAGTGCAGTTGATCGCCAACGTGCTCTCGCCGCAAGGCTACGATTGCATCCAGGCCAGCACTGGAGTCGAGGCGATGGAGCGCGCGCGCGCGGATCGACCGGATATCATCTTGCTCGACATCGTCATGCCCGGCCAGGACGGCTTCGCCACCTGCCGCCAGCTCAAACGTGACACGCTGACCAAGGATATCCCGGTGGTTATGGTGAGCTCGAAGAACGGCGAGAGCGACCGCTTCTGGGGCCAGAAGCAGGGTGCGATCGACTATCTGGCCAAGCCCTTCAGCCCCTCGGATCTGGTGTCGATCGTGAAGAGGTACGCGTGA
- a CDS encoding response regulator translates to MDEKPRILGVDDSLTIRKALEIVLKPAGYMLDLAADGTEAIEKAKATKPALILLDFILPDMRGTEVCRRLAEDPDTANIPVILISAKGAEIRQAYEDIGNVVSYIAKPFKPQIVINLVAEVLAKAAGGELVKTAPVPEAAIFPAARPALEPIAVPPAVIIPELPAAAPSLAATMPLLEVPPLNGGSAAREPQPLAARLEEIDEAEAEEAAEVAVTTLNDGARRELLEVMFETLRAGLEGVYVEEVDTPAGAAADQARSYTDLIESLTHELGESLQHARSGARHTLYGDGSVRSLDDTLLDVFRRACRLLFRAVVVGAVEADLAPVRQRVLIACHRDSAVHEQLRALALAHPEWQIFTITEGFRQLPMMTRLYGPTHLIAEVTGAGALWDQLRQLQRMPEARSLTVIGLANPSRASGNGHDDPQARSAALAERGITKVLECAFDLERELSAAPPPNVPVMAAADFAEVQPVA, encoded by the coding sequence ATGGATGAGAAGCCGCGGATTCTCGGCGTCGACGACAGCCTCACAATTCGTAAGGCGCTCGAAATCGTCCTCAAGCCCGCGGGCTACATGCTCGACCTCGCCGCCGATGGCACCGAAGCCATCGAGAAGGCGAAAGCCACCAAGCCGGCGCTGATTCTGTTGGACTTCATTCTGCCTGATATGCGCGGCACCGAAGTTTGCCGCCGGCTGGCCGAAGACCCCGACACCGCCAACATCCCGGTGATTCTGATCTCGGCCAAGGGCGCCGAGATTCGCCAAGCGTACGAGGATATCGGCAACGTCGTCAGCTACATTGCCAAGCCGTTCAAGCCGCAAATCGTCATCAACTTAGTGGCCGAGGTGTTGGCCAAAGCGGCCGGCGGTGAGCTGGTCAAGACCGCGCCCGTGCCGGAGGCGGCGATCTTCCCCGCCGCGCGGCCGGCGCTCGAGCCGATTGCCGTACCGCCGGCCGTGATCATTCCCGAACTGCCGGCGGCGGCGCCGAGCTTGGCCGCCACGATGCCCTTGCTCGAAGTACCGCCGCTCAACGGCGGCTCAGCGGCGCGCGAGCCGCAGCCGCTGGCGGCTCGACTCGAAGAAATCGACGAGGCCGAAGCCGAGGAAGCCGCCGAGGTCGCCGTTACCACTCTCAACGACGGCGCCCGCCGCGAGCTGCTCGAAGTGATGTTCGAGACCCTGCGCGCCGGTCTCGAAGGCGTTTATGTCGAAGAGGTCGATACCCCCGCCGGGGCGGCGGCCGACCAAGCGCGCTCGTACACCGATCTGATCGAGAGCCTGACGCACGAGTTGGGCGAGAGCTTGCAGCACGCGCGCTCGGGGGCACGCCACACGCTCTACGGTGATGGCTCGGTTCGCTCGTTGGATGACACCTTGCTCGACGTCTTTCGTCGCGCCTGCCGCCTGCTCTTCCGCGCCGTGGTGGTTGGAGCGGTGGAGGCCGACCTGGCGCCCGTGCGCCAGCGGGTCTTGATCGCCTGCCATCGCGACAGCGCGGTCCACGAGCAGCTGCGCGCGCTGGCCCTGGCCCACCCGGAGTGGCAGATCTTCACCATCACTGAAGGCTTTCGCCAGCTGCCGATGATGACCCGGCTCTATGGCCCGACCCATTTGATCGCCGAGGTCACCGGCGCCGGCGCGCTCTGGGATCAGCTGCGGCAACTGCAGCGGATGCCGGAAGCTCGCAGCCTGACCGTGATCGGCCTGGCCAATCCCAGCCGCGCCAGCGGCAACGGCCACGACGATCCCCAGGCGCGTAGCGCGGCTCTGGCCGAGCGCGGGATCACCAAGGTGCTGGAGTGCGCTTTCGATCTCGAACGGGAACTGAGCGCGGCGCCGCCGCCGAACGTGCCGGTGATGGCCGCCGCCGATTTCGCCGAGGTTCAACCGGTGGCCTGA